One Oncorhynchus nerka isolate Pitt River linkage group LG5, Oner_Uvic_2.0, whole genome shotgun sequence genomic window carries:
- the LOC115129896 gene encoding homeobox protein EMX1-like yields the protein MYQHSKKCFTIESLVGKDVNSSTNGDEPIRPTALRFMESIHPAPFGSCFQNSGRTLYGSPDMMFPDPGTHTGNSGLPLHPLQLPSQPFFNPHQRDTLNFYPWVLRNRYLGHRFQGEDSSPENLLLHGPFSRKPKRIRTAFSPSQLLRLERAFEKNHYVVGAERKQLASGLCLTETQVKVWFQNRRTKHKRQKLEEESPESQQKRKGSQHVSRWRVATHQGSSLEDIDVISED from the exons ATGTACCAACATAGTAAGAAGTGTTTTACCATCGAATCCCTTGTTGGGAAAGACGTGAACTCTTCGACTAACGGGGACGAACCGATCAGACCCACAGCGCTGAGGTTCATGGAATCAATTCACCCGGCGCCCTTTGGGAGTTGTTTCCAGAACTCCGGCAGGACTTTATACGGCAGTCCAGACATGATGTTCCCTGACCCgggcacacacacagggaactCCGGTCTGCCCCTGCATCCCCTCCAGCTTCCATCGCAGCCTTTCTTCAACCCGCATCAGAGAGACACGTTGAATTTCTACCCGTGGGTTCTTCGAAACAGATATCTCGGTCACAGGTTCCAAG gTGAGGACAGCAGCCCAGAGAACCTGCTCCTTCATGGGCCTTTCTCCCGCAAGCCGAAGCGCATCCGGACAGCCTTCTCCCCCTCACAGCTCCTCAGGCTGGAGAGGGCCTTTGAGAAGAACCACTATGTGGTGGGAGCAGAGCGGAAGCAGCTCGCCAGCGGCCTCTGCCTCACCGAGACACAG gTAAAGGTTTGGTTCCAGAACAGGAGGACGAAGCACAAGAGACAGAAACTGGAGGAAGAGTCACCTGAGTCGCAGCagaagaggaaaggaagccaGCACGTCAGCCGCTGGAGGGTGGCTACGCACCAAGGCAGTAGCCTCGAGGACATCGATGTCATCTCGGAGGACTGA